Proteins encoded together in one Rana temporaria chromosome 6, aRanTem1.1, whole genome shotgun sequence window:
- the LOC120942672 gene encoding gamma-crystallin 2-like, translating into MGKIIFFEDKNFQGHSYDCSSDCSDLHSFFSRCNSIRVENGNWMLYERPNYTGHQYFLRKGEYPDFQQWLGFNDSIRSCRLISSYRGSHKIQLYEREDLRGEMLEITEDSPTLFEKLNNHEVHSCNVLEGSWIFYELPKYKGRQYFLKTGEYRRFTDWGAPNGKVGSLRRILDSY; encoded by the exons ATCATTTTCTTTGAGGACAAGAACTTTCAGGGTCACTCCTATGATTGCAGTTCTGATTGTTCTGATCTGCACTCCTTCTTCAGCCGCTGCAACTCCATCCGTGTGGAGAATGGAAATTGGATGCTCTACGAACGTCCCAACTACACTGGGCATCAGTATTTCCTCAGGAAGGGAGAATATCCTGACTTCCAGCAATGGCTTGGTTTCAATGACTCCATCAGATCCTGCCGATTAATCTCATCT tacAGGGGATCCCACAAGATTCAGCTTTATGAAAGGGAAGACCTCCGTGGAGAAATGCTAGAAATTACTGAAGATAGCCCAACTCTCTTTGAGAAGTTGAACAATCATGAAGTCCACTCCTGTAATGTCCTGGAAGGATCATGGATCTTCTATGAGCTTCCCAAATACAAAGGCAGACAATATTTTCTGAAAACGGGAGAGTACCGCAGATTTACTGACTGGGGAGCCCCAAATGGCAAAGTAGGGTCTCTGAGACGCATCCTAGACAGTTATTGA